One region of Desulfobacterales bacterium genomic DNA includes:
- a CDS encoding cobalamin-binding protein: MKQYRLIAILIVLSISGFSFDTEAREVSDAVNRRVTVPDLPKRVVALAPSVTEIVFAIGRQDLLKGVTQYSNYPPEAGAIYKVGSYVKLDLERIVALKPDLCIATKDGNPKEIVERLMSLGICVYVIDPRSLDTMLDSITQIGVLLNATDAACALVRSLQNRIDEVARLVANVEHRPKVFIQIGVTPIVSVGTQTFIHELIERAGGVNLARGDTPYPRFSREQVLALAPEVIIITSMDRAAVFEQIKAQWSRWPTIQAAKNQRIYVEDSDLFDRPTPRLVDALERLIRLIHPALFKEVP; encoded by the coding sequence ATGAAACAATATAGGTTGATCGCGATATTGATCGTTTTGAGCATCAGCGGGTTTTCTTTCGACACCGAGGCGCGCGAGGTGTCGGATGCGGTGAACCGACGGGTTACGGTGCCGGATTTGCCGAAACGCGTGGTGGCGTTGGCGCCGAGCGTCACTGAAATCGTGTTTGCGATAGGCCGGCAAGATCTGCTTAAAGGGGTGACGCAATACAGCAATTATCCGCCTGAGGCCGGGGCGATCTACAAGGTTGGCTCCTATGTAAAGCTGGACTTGGAAAGAATTGTGGCCTTGAAACCGGATCTTTGCATCGCCACCAAGGACGGAAACCCAAAGGAGATCGTGGAACGGTTGATGTCGCTGGGGATCTGCGTTTATGTGATTGATCCACGGTCATTGGATACCATGCTGGACTCGATCACGCAAATCGGCGTGCTGTTGAATGCGACGGATGCGGCCTGCGCTTTGGTGCGTTCTCTTCAGAATCGAATAGACGAGGTGGCGCGTTTGGTTGCCAACGTCGAGCACCGCCCCAAAGTCTTCATTCAGATCGGTGTGACGCCCATTGTTTCCGTGGGCACGCAAACCTTTATTCACGAGCTTATCGAGCGGGCGGGCGGTGTTAACCTTGCCCGGGGAGATACACCTTATCCCCGGTTCAGCCGGGAGCAGGTCCTGGCCCTTGCGCCCGAAGTGATCATCATTACTTCCATGGATCGGGCGGCTGTTTTCGAACAGATTAAGGCGCAGTGGTCCAGGTGGCCGACGATACAGGCAGCGAAAAATCAGCGAATTTACGTTGAGGATTCGGATCTGTTCGATCGGCCGACGCCGAGGTTGGTGGATGCTTTGGAACGGTTGATACGGCTGATTCACCCGGCGCTTTTTAAGGAGGTTCCATGA
- a CDS encoding iron ABC transporter permease, whose amino-acid sequence MSAGGSGVLKQILFSSSLLALTLVLLSLAGICLGSSESSFMDALRALVNAPQSDPMLHTIIWQLRVPRVLLAGLVGATLSLGGLVFQAILRNSLAEPYILGISGGAAIGAIVGILLGLPRFPGVTLTAFAGSSMTLVLLLMMTSGRSVLKESSLLLSGVMVNAFCSAVIMFLVSLTQDTRLHNIIFWLMGDLSQGELVEVVLMMAMLVPCILLVFRYANAMNLFLMGRDIAKTMGVNIRVATLTLLLVTSLMVSATVSYCGLIGFVGLVIPHLLRLVLGADHRVLAPACVIGGACFMVACDILARTLPAQGEMPVGVITAMIGAPIFIILLKRST is encoded by the coding sequence ATGAGCGCGGGCGGGTCCGGGGTGTTAAAGCAAATCCTGTTTTCTTCGAGCTTGTTGGCCCTGACGCTGGTATTGCTTTCGCTGGCCGGAATATGTCTGGGCTCTTCGGAAAGCAGCTTCATGGATGCGTTGCGGGCCTTGGTGAATGCGCCGCAAAGCGACCCGATGCTTCATACGATTATCTGGCAATTGCGGGTGCCTAGAGTTTTGCTGGCCGGTTTGGTGGGTGCCACGTTGTCTCTCGGCGGACTCGTTTTTCAGGCGATATTGCGTAATTCGTTGGCAGAGCCTTATATTCTGGGAATTTCCGGCGGAGCGGCGATTGGCGCTATTGTAGGCATTTTGCTGGGATTGCCCAGATTCCCGGGCGTAACCCTGACGGCGTTTGCCGGCAGCAGCATGACACTGGTGTTGTTGCTGATGATGACGTCCGGGCGATCCGTATTGAAAGAATCTTCCCTGCTGCTCTCGGGGGTAATGGTCAATGCGTTTTGCTCCGCGGTGATCATGTTTCTGGTGTCCCTGACGCAGGATACCAGACTGCATAATATCATCTTCTGGCTTATGGGGGATTTATCCCAGGGCGAGCTGGTGGAAGTGGTTTTAATGATGGCGATGCTGGTCCCCTGTATTCTGCTTGTGTTTCGGTATGCCAATGCCATGAATCTTTTTCTCATGGGACGGGATATCGCCAAAACCATGGGGGTCAATATTCGGGTTGCCACGCTGACGCTGTTGCTGGTAACCTCTTTGATGGTCAGCGCCACGGTCAGCTATTGCGGCCTGATCGGATTTGTGGGGTTGGTTATTCCCCACCTGTTGCGATTGGTTCTGGGCGCCGATCATCGGGTGCTGGCCCCCGCGTGCGTGATCGGCGGGGCTTGCTTTATGGTTGCCTGTGATATTCTGGCCCGCACCCTGCCGGCTCAGGGAGAAATGCCGGTCGGCGTCATTACGGCCATGATCGGTGCGCCGATATTCATTATTCTGCTGAAACGGTCCACCTGA
- a CDS encoding ABC transporter ATP-binding protein, with product MKKAIHIEHLFRTYNGTSILKDISFQVLPGEFFIIIGPNGSGKTTLLKTLAGIDLPQGGRVNVFDRALERYSRKDLAKTLSFVPQNMPLDFPFTVAQTVLMGRYPHLGVLGFEGEADIQIAQRAIEFTGVTHLSGRKVDQLSGGERQCVFIARALCQEPRLLLLDEPTASLDLAHQVRVMDLMARLKRETGMTVVMVSHDVNLAAMYADRLLLLKSGQIAALGAPRQVMTFETLESVYGCPLLVDESPLDGLPRITLVPSRFLSVRDNKE from the coding sequence ATGAAAAAGGCGATTCATATTGAGCACCTGTTCCGCACCTACAACGGCACGTCGATATTGAAGGATATCTCCTTTCAGGTGCTGCCGGGGGAATTTTTCATTATTATCGGACCCAATGGATCCGGAAAGACCACGTTGCTTAAAACGCTTGCCGGAATTGATTTACCCCAAGGCGGACGGGTGAATGTGTTTGACCGGGCGCTTGAGCGGTATTCCCGGAAAGATCTGGCCAAAACCCTCTCCTTTGTTCCCCAAAACATGCCCCTTGATTTTCCCTTTACGGTGGCGCAGACGGTTTTGATGGGCCGATACCCGCACCTGGGCGTATTGGGGTTTGAAGGGGAAGCGGATATTCAAATCGCTCAACGGGCAATTGAATTTACGGGTGTAACGCACTTGTCCGGCCGCAAGGTGGATCAGCTCAGCGGAGGCGAACGCCAGTGCGTTTTTATCGCCCGAGCGCTTTGCCAGGAGCCCCGGCTGCTGCTTCTGGATGAGCCAACCGCCTCGTTGGACCTGGCCCATCAGGTTCGAGTGATGGATTTGATGGCACGGCTAAAGCGGGAAACCGGCATGACGGTCGTGATGGTGTCTCATGATGTGAATCTGGCCGCCATGTATGCGGATCGGCTGTTGCTTCTCAAATCAGGTCAAATCGCCGCCTTGGGCGCGCCGAGGCAAGTGATGACCTTTGAAACCCTGGAATCGGTTTACGGATGTCCCTTGCTGGTGGATGAAAGTCCCTTGGATGGGTTGCCCCGCATCACGCTGGTGCCAAGCCGCTTTTTATCCGTTCGGGATAATAAGGAATAG
- a CDS encoding response regulator yields MKKTKPLVMIVDDNPTNIDVLVDTLKRDYRLRVAKTGAKAIACAETQHPDLILLDVMMPGMNGFDVCVQLKENPKTADIPVIFITAVNDPMHIARGFEVGAVDYVTKPFYGLEVLARVQNHLTIREMREALNAQNTILEQKVKEKTAALEEMFNATIQTMALAVEIRDPYTAGHQTRVAALACTIAQKMGLPDRQIETIRYAGLLHDIGKIRIPAAIMNRPGKLLPVEREIIHIHPQVGYDLLKNIPFPWPIAEIVYQHHEKLDGSGYPRGLAGDEILLEARVLGVADLVEAESSHRPYRPTMGIEFALAEIEKNRGILYDERVVDACLALFREDGFSLETLTLLVEADIKPIDYMGDFGGGDSRIDFY; encoded by the coding sequence GTGAAAAAAACGAAACCGCTGGTGATGATAGTGGATGATAACCCGACCAATATCGATGTGCTGGTGGATACCCTGAAGCGGGATTACCGGTTGAGAGTCGCGAAAACCGGCGCCAAAGCCATTGCCTGTGCCGAGACCCAGCATCCCGATTTAATCCTGCTTGATGTCATGATGCCCGGAATGAATGGGTTTGATGTCTGCGTCCAACTCAAGGAAAATCCCAAGACTGCCGACATTCCCGTCATATTCATCACGGCGGTAAATGATCCCATGCATATTGCGCGCGGATTTGAGGTCGGTGCAGTGGACTATGTCACCAAACCTTTTTATGGGTTGGAAGTGTTGGCCAGGGTTCAAAATCATTTGACCATTCGAGAAATGCGGGAAGCCCTGAACGCGCAAAACACGATTTTAGAGCAGAAGGTCAAAGAGAAAACAGCGGCCCTCGAAGAGATGTTTAATGCCACGATTCAAACCATGGCCCTGGCCGTCGAGATTCGTGACCCTTATACGGCCGGTCACCAGACGCGGGTGGCGGCGCTGGCCTGCACCATTGCCCAAAAAATGGGGTTGCCCGATCGTCAGATCGAGACCATCCGATATGCCGGACTGCTTCACGATATCGGTAAAATTCGAATTCCCGCGGCCATTATGAACCGGCCGGGAAAATTGTTGCCGGTGGAGCGGGAAATTATTCACATTCATCCGCAGGTCGGTTACGATCTGCTGAAAAATATTCCCTTTCCATGGCCGATCGCCGAGATTGTCTATCAACATCATGAAAAACTCGATGGGTCCGGTTACCCACGCGGCCTTGCCGGGGATGAGATTCTTCTGGAAGCACGGGTGTTGGGGGTGGCGGACTTGGTGGAGGCGGAAAGTTCCCACCGGCCATATCGGCCCACCATGGGTATCGAATTCGCCTTGGCTGAAATCGAGAAAAACCGTGGTATCCTTTACGATGAAAGGGTGGTGGATGCCTGCCTGGCGCTCTTCAGGGAAGACGGGTTTTCTCTTGAGACGCTGACGCTATTGGTGGAAGCCGATATAAAGCCAATCGATTATATGGGCGATTTCGGGGGAGGGGATTCGCGAATCGATTTTTATTAA
- the larE gene encoding ATP-dependent sacrificial sulfur transferase LarE — MRNEPEYKKKQLAAILSRYDAMAVAFSGGVDSTFLLAMAKRCLGKKALAVTADSPFFPRRELVFAKRMADKIGVDHLVLPIAVLDDREITDNPPERCYFCKRLIFTALATEMAKRRIEVLAHGANLDDQSDYRPGARAAFELGVVAPLTLAGLNKSDIRILSEHMGLETWNKPAMACLASRIPYGTRIDPNALDMVEKAEAVLQDLGFAACRVRHHGRVARIEIPEDDLQHILEVPIRNRVVSRLIGIGYLHVALDLEGYVRGGMNRAWSVEHRT, encoded by the coding sequence ATGAGAAATGAGCCTGAGTACAAGAAAAAACAATTAGCGGCGATTTTATCGCGTTACGACGCTATGGCCGTGGCTTTTTCCGGTGGGGTGGACAGCACTTTTTTACTGGCGATGGCGAAAAGGTGCTTGGGAAAAAAGGCGCTTGCCGTCACGGCAGACTCTCCGTTTTTTCCGCGGCGTGAACTGGTGTTTGCTAAACGCATGGCGGATAAGATAGGTGTGGACCATCTTGTCTTGCCGATAGCTGTACTCGATGACAGGGAAATAACCGATAACCCGCCGGAACGATGCTATTTTTGCAAGCGATTGATTTTTACGGCGCTTGCAACGGAGATGGCAAAACGCCGCATCGAGGTGCTGGCCCACGGCGCTAATCTGGATGATCAATCGGATTACCGACCCGGCGCGCGGGCCGCGTTTGAACTGGGGGTGGTGGCACCGCTCACCCTGGCGGGGTTGAATAAATCGGATATTCGAATTCTTTCAGAGCATATGGGCCTTGAAACCTGGAATAAACCGGCCATGGCGTGCCTGGCCTCGCGCATTCCCTATGGCACGCGGATTGACCCGAACGCACTTGATATGGTGGAAAAAGCGGAAGCGGTGCTTCAGGATCTGGGCTTTGCCGCCTGCCGGGTTCGCCACCACGGCCGGGTGGCCAGAATTGAGATTCCTGAGGATGACCTTCAACATATCCTTGAGGTGCCGATTCGCAACCGGGTTGTTTCACGCCTTATTGGTATCGGTTATCTTCATGTGGCGCTGGATCTTGAAGGGTACGTGCGAGGGGGGATGAATCGGGCGTGGAGCGTAGAGCATAGAACATAG
- a CDS encoding thioredoxin domain-containing protein, translating to MTTYQNRLIHATSPYLLQHAENPVDWYPWGNEALAKAKSENKPIFLSIGYSTCHWCHVMAHESFEDEAVAELLNRHFVSIKVDREERPDLDAVYMAVTQQMTGSGGWPMTVVLTPDKKPFFAGTYFPKSTRWGKPGMMELLPAIHEAWMNRQEDVLKTANKITDLMAETSTLPPGYRLTEDTLTRAENELSSRFDAAHGGFGTAPKFPTPHQLTFLLRQYRHSGVTGLLKMVETTLQQMRNGGIFDHIGFGFHRYATDANWLVPHFEKMLYDQALITMAYLEAWQVTGNALYRETVQHIAMYVMDNLCAPEGGFFTAEDADSEGVEGKFYVWRLAEVQQVLGEEAAALFAKVYGLTEEGNFHNEASGEKEGVNIPHLKHSPTAFAQEMNLSESVLLAQIEESRQKLLAVRSRRVHPFKDDKILTDWNGLMIAALAKAGSVLNEPIYTRTAKRAADFILKTLRDSNGRLLKSFRHGKAQGEGLLDDYAYFIWGLIALYESLFDANYLEAAMALSDQMLSRFQDSKKGGLFISAIDGEEPLFKYREIHDGALPSGNSVAISNLLRLNGLTGSTRYGEAAERIMIAFSTLVSRNPSANTHFLTALSFALHPHYEVVVVGNPNAPDTKRMLGTLQKQFLPETTLIFKPDGPNEGIGRLTPFTTAMTPINRQATAYVCRNFACNLPTTDIDEMMNNLNAKR from the coding sequence ATGACTACCTATCAAAATCGTTTGATTCACGCGACCAGCCCTTACCTGCTGCAGCATGCCGAAAACCCGGTGGACTGGTACCCCTGGGGCAACGAGGCCCTCGCGAAAGCAAAGTCGGAAAATAAGCCGATTTTCCTTTCCATCGGCTACTCCACCTGCCACTGGTGCCATGTGATGGCCCATGAATCGTTTGAGGATGAGGCGGTCGCCGAACTTCTCAACCGGCACTTCGTGAGTATCAAAGTCGACCGGGAAGAGCGTCCGGACTTGGATGCCGTCTATATGGCCGTCACGCAACAAATGACCGGCAGCGGCGGATGGCCCATGACGGTCGTGCTGACACCCGACAAAAAGCCTTTTTTTGCTGGCACCTATTTTCCGAAGTCCACCCGCTGGGGAAAACCCGGCATGATGGAACTGTTGCCCGCAATTCACGAGGCATGGATGAACCGTCAGGAAGATGTTCTGAAAACCGCGAATAAAATCACCGACCTGATGGCCGAAACCAGCACCCTGCCGCCCGGGTACCGCCTGACTGAGGACACCCTCACCCGGGCTGAAAACGAGCTCTCGTCCCGCTTTGATGCAGCTCATGGCGGATTTGGCACTGCGCCCAAATTCCCCACGCCGCATCAGCTCACCTTTCTGTTAAGACAATACCGTCACAGCGGCGTCACCGGCCTGTTAAAAATGGTGGAAACCACGTTGCAGCAAATGCGCAACGGCGGCATCTTCGATCACATCGGGTTCGGTTTTCACCGCTATGCGACAGATGCGAACTGGCTGGTGCCGCATTTTGAAAAAATGCTTTACGATCAAGCGCTGATCACCATGGCATACCTGGAAGCGTGGCAAGTGACCGGTAATGCGCTCTACCGGGAAACGGTCCAACATATCGCCATGTATGTCATGGACAACTTATGCGCGCCGGAAGGCGGCTTTTTCACGGCCGAGGATGCGGACAGTGAAGGGGTTGAAGGCAAATTTTATGTCTGGCGCCTCGCGGAAGTCCAACAGGTGCTCGGCGAGGAAGCGGCAGCCCTTTTTGCCAAGGTCTATGGCCTGACCGAAGAGGGAAATTTCCACAATGAGGCCAGCGGGGAAAAGGAGGGCGTCAACATACCGCACCTGAAGCACTCGCCAACAGCGTTCGCGCAGGAGATGAACTTGTCCGAATCGGTCCTGTTAGCGCAAATCGAAGAAAGCCGACAAAAGCTGCTCGCAGTGCGAAGCCGTCGCGTTCATCCGTTTAAGGATGATAAAATTCTGACCGACTGGAACGGGCTGATGATTGCCGCACTGGCAAAAGCGGGCAGCGTCTTAAATGAGCCCATCTACACCCGGACCGCAAAACGAGCAGCAGATTTCATATTAAAAACCCTTCGCGATTCAAATGGCCGCCTGCTCAAGTCTTTTCGTCATGGCAAGGCGCAAGGGGAAGGCCTTCTGGATGACTATGCCTATTTCATCTGGGGGCTTATCGCGCTTTACGAATCCCTGTTTGACGCGAACTACCTGGAAGCCGCCATGGCGCTGAGCGACCAAATGCTGAGCCGGTTTCAGGATTCGAAAAAGGGGGGCCTTTTTATCTCCGCCATAGACGGCGAGGAACCCTTGTTCAAGTACCGGGAAATTCATGACGGCGCCCTGCCCTCCGGAAATTCAGTTGCCATTTCGAACCTGCTGCGCCTAAACGGACTGACCGGCTCGACCCGCTATGGCGAAGCCGCCGAGCGCATCATGATCGCCTTTTCGACCCTGGTTTCCCGCAATCCTTCGGCAAACACCCATTTTCTGACGGCGCTCAGCTTTGCGTTGCACCCGCACTATGAGGTCGTTGTCGTTGGAAACCCGAATGCGCCAGATACAAAACGCATGTTGGGCACGCTTCAAAAACAATTTTTGCCCGAAACCACCCTTATCTTTAAACCGGATGGGCCGAATGAAGGCATTGGCCGGTTGACCCCTTTCACAACGGCCATGACCCCCATAAACCGGCAGGCCACCGCGTATGTATGCAGAAATTTCGCCTGCAACCTGCCGACCACGGATATTGATGAGATGATGAACAACTTGAATGCGAAGCGCTGA
- a CDS encoding lysophospholipid acyltransferase family protein, which produces MNKTASFAYQFYKWLIFIPFLGLTTLIFGAAAIALSFFSKRFAGKWCGMLWARSNIYATPAQITVRGRGHLDALRAYVIVANHQSLFDIFVVYGWLGMDLRWIMKKELRKVPVLGLACEKVGHIIVDRSNTEAALASINAAKENITGGTSIVFFPEGTRSRNGRLGAFKKGAFRLALDLGLPILPISISGTKNILPPDGLNLMPGRVTLTIHPPIDLSEYSIENLPELMERTRNAIESAL; this is translated from the coding sequence ATGAACAAAACGGCTAGTTTTGCATACCAGTTTTATAAATGGCTCATCTTCATTCCATTTCTTGGCCTGACGACGCTGATTTTCGGTGCTGCGGCAATCGCGCTCAGCTTTTTCTCGAAACGCTTTGCCGGTAAATGGTGTGGCATGCTTTGGGCCAGATCTAATATATATGCGACTCCGGCGCAGATAACGGTGCGGGGTCGCGGCCATCTTGACGCACTGCGCGCTTATGTCATTGTGGCCAATCACCAAAGCCTGTTTGATATATTCGTTGTATACGGTTGGCTTGGAATGGATTTACGATGGATCATGAAAAAGGAATTAAGAAAAGTTCCCGTTTTGGGGCTTGCCTGTGAAAAAGTCGGCCATATTATCGTGGACCGATCCAATACCGAGGCGGCACTCGCATCCATTAATGCCGCCAAGGAAAACATCACAGGCGGCACCTCCATCGTTTTTTTCCCGGAAGGCACCCGCAGCCGAAATGGTCGATTGGGGGCCTTTAAAAAAGGGGCTTTTCGGCTCGCACTCGATCTGGGCTTGCCGATTTTACCGATTTCCATCAGCGGCACGAAAAACATTCTGCCCCCGGATGGGTTGAATCTAATGCCGGGGCGAGTCACCTTGACCATACATCCGCCCATCGACCTATCGGAATATTCAATCGAGAATCTTCCGGAACTAATGGAACGGACAAGAAACGCAATTGAATCGGCATTATAA
- a CDS encoding NAD(P)/FAD-dependent oxidoreductase, whose product MKDGEKGAILQRDKETFAVAPHIPCGVLMPAQMRNIADVAEKYGAAALKITSAARIAMVGIKGADIDAVWKDLGITPGHAVGLCVRSIKACPGTAFCRLAKQDSLGMGMKLDAKYHGVELPSKTKIGVSGCANQCAETCIKDIGLVGSKNGWKVLVGGCGASTPRLADTLTESLSDEAALLLIDKVVAYYRENGKKLERIGKMIDRVGFDAFKSAVLGE is encoded by the coding sequence ATGAAAGATGGAGAAAAAGGAGCGATTTTACAACGGGACAAGGAGACCTTTGCCGTTGCCCCTCATATTCCCTGTGGTGTGTTGATGCCGGCACAGATGCGCAACATTGCGGATGTGGCGGAGAAATACGGCGCTGCGGCCTTGAAAATCACCAGCGCTGCGCGGATCGCCATGGTGGGCATCAAAGGAGCGGATATTGATGCGGTGTGGAAAGATCTCGGCATTACTCCGGGACACGCGGTCGGTCTGTGCGTTCGCAGCATCAAGGCTTGTCCCGGCACCGCGTTTTGCCGTTTGGCCAAGCAGGACAGCTTGGGCATGGGTATGAAACTGGACGCAAAATATCACGGGGTGGAATTGCCCAGCAAAACCAAAATAGGCGTCAGTGGTTGCGCCAATCAATGTGCGGAAACCTGTATCAAGGACATCGGCTTGGTGGGTTCGAAAAACGGATGGAAGGTATTGGTGGGCGGTTGTGGAGCTTCCACGCCCAGATTGGCGGATACCCTGACCGAAAGCCTCAGCGATGAGGCGGCCCTTTTGCTGATTGATAAGGTCGTGGCCTATTATCGAGAAAACGGCAAGAAGCTCGAGCGGATTGGAAAAATGATTGACCGGGTAGGATTTGACGCCTTTAAGTCGGCGGTTTTGGGCGAATGA
- a CDS encoding transcriptional repressor, whose amino-acid sequence MADPKDRMASILEKLKKTDHKRTPQRLAVVKILAGSKGHPSVEQIYEQLKVDFPTMSLATVYRNVMLVKSLEEVLELGFPDGSNRYDGNKPYPHPHVICVQCKKIIDPDLDSLNDMAREVARETGFQILTHRLDFFGICPECRHKAKP is encoded by the coding sequence ATGGCAGACCCGAAGGACAGAATGGCTTCGATTCTCGAAAAGCTAAAAAAAACCGATCACAAGCGCACACCCCAACGGCTGGCGGTTGTCAAAATTCTGGCCGGCAGCAAAGGCCATCCGAGTGTCGAGCAGATTTATGAGCAACTGAAAGTCGATTTTCCGACCATGAGCCTGGCCACGGTTTATCGCAATGTCATGCTGGTAAAGTCTCTTGAGGAGGTGCTAGAGTTGGGCTTTCCGGATGGAAGCAATCGCTACGACGGCAACAAGCCCTATCCCCACCCTCATGTGATTTGTGTTCAATGCAAAAAGATTATTGATCCGGATCTGGACAGCCTTAACGATATGGCCCGGGAAGTCGCCCGGGAAACCGGTTTTCAAATTTTGACCCATCGACTTGATTTTTTTGGCATTTGTCCGGAATGCCGGCATAAGGCCAAACCCTAA
- a CDS encoding catalase encodes MSDKKKLTNNAGAPVMDNQNVMTAGPRGPQLLQDVWFLEKLAHFDREVIPERRMHAKGSGAYGTFTVTHDITRYTRAKIFSAVGKKTDLFARFSTVAGERGAADAERDIRGFAIKFYTEEGNWDLVGNNTPVFFLRDPLKFPDLNHAVKRDPRTNLRSAKNNWDFWTSLPEALHQVTVVMSDRGIPASYRNMHGFGSHTFSFINAKNERYWCKFHFRTQQGIKNLTDAEAEAVVGKCRESHQRDLYNTIEKGDFPRWTLFVQIMTEEQAVKLPYNPFDLTKVWYKKDYPLIEVGVMELNKNPENYFAEVEQAAFNPANVVPGISFSPDKMLQGRLFSYGDAQRYRLGVNHHLIPVNKARCPFHSFHRDGQMRVDGNYGSTLAYEPNSYGEWQEQPDFSEPPLALSGAAARWNAREDDSDYYTQPGKLFRQMSKEQQEALFGNTARAMGDAPEMIKIRHIGNCLKADPAYGEGVAKALGISLSNVPK; translated from the coding sequence ATGAGTGATAAGAAAAAGTTGACAAACAACGCCGGCGCGCCGGTCATGGACAACCAGAATGTCATGACCGCCGGTCCGCGCGGTCCCCAGCTTCTACAGGACGTTTGGTTCCTGGAAAAACTCGCTCACTTTGATCGTGAGGTGATCCCTGAGCGCCGGATGCACGCCAAAGGCTCTGGCGCCTACGGTACCTTTACGGTCACGCATGATATCACTCGCTATACCCGTGCGAAAATATTTTCCGCGGTGGGGAAAAAGACCGACCTTTTCGCTCGGTTTTCCACTGTGGCTGGTGAGCGGGGTGCCGCGGACGCCGAGCGCGATATTCGGGGCTTTGCCATCAAGTTTTACACCGAGGAGGGCAACTGGGATCTGGTGGGCAACAACACGCCCGTTTTCTTTTTGCGTGACCCCTTGAAGTTTCCGGATCTGAACCATGCCGTTAAGCGTGATCCGCGCACCAACCTGCGCAGCGCTAAAAACAACTGGGACTTCTGGACCTCCCTGCCCGAGGCCCTGCATCAGGTGACCGTGGTCATGAGCGACCGTGGCATTCCGGCAAGCTACCGCAACATGCACGGTTTCGGTAGCCACACCTTCAGCTTCATCAACGCCAAAAATGAGCGATACTGGTGCAAGTTCCACTTTCGCACCCAACAGGGCATCAAAAATCTCACCGATGCTGAGGCTGAGGCTGTAGTCGGCAAATGCCGTGAAAGCCATCAACGCGACCTTTATAATACCATAGAGAAGGGCGATTTTCCGCGCTGGACCCTGTTCGTCCAGATCATGACAGAGGAGCAGGCTGTTAAACTTCCCTACAATCCGTTTGATTTGACCAAAGTTTGGTACAAAAAGGATTATCCCCTTATCGAGGTGGGGGTCATGGAACTCAACAAAAATCCGGAAAATTACTTTGCCGAGGTGGAGCAGGCGGCCTTCAATCCGGCCAATGTGGTGCCGGGCATTAGCTTTTCACCCGACAAGATGCTCCAGGGCAGACTCTTCTCCTATGGTGATGCTCAGCGTTACCGGTTAGGGGTCAACCATCACCTCATCCCGGTGAATAAGGCCCGCTGCCCCTTTCACAGTTTTCACCGCGACGGCCAGATGCGGGTGGACGGCAACTACGGCTCGACTCTCGCCTATGAACCCAACAGTTATGGTGAGTGGCAGGAACAGCCCGATTTCTCCGAGCCGCCTCTGGCACTGAGCGGAGCTGCGGCTCGCTGGAATGCCCGCGAAGATGACAGCGATTACTATACCCAGCCGGGCAAGCTCTTTCGCCAGATGAGCAAGGAGCAACAGGAGGCCCTGTTCGGCAACACCGCCCGCGCGATGGGGGATGCGCCGGAAATGATCAAGATTCGCCACATCGGGAACTGCCTGAAGGCAGACCCGGCCTACGGTGAAGGCGTGGCGAAGGCCTTGGGTATTTCGCTGAGCAACGTGCCGAAATAA
- a CDS encoding cytoplasmic protein, with protein sequence MKKFVLFVFNGDPMCFIHVLLNALDMKAKGHETKLIMEGASVKLIPELVKPGNPLTGLWKKNLEAGLVEGVCKACSNKLGTLEAAKAQGLPLLDDMSGHPGMAAYRDNGYEIITF encoded by the coding sequence ATGAAAAAATTCGTCCTGTTTGTCTTCAATGGAGATCCCATGTGCTTTATCCATGTGCTGTTGAACGCATTGGACATGAAAGCCAAAGGACATGAAACGAAACTCATCATGGAAGGGGCTTCGGTCAAACTGATTCCTGAACTGGTGAAACCCGGAAACCCCTTAACTGGATTGTGGAAAAAAAATTTGGAGGCGGGGCTTGTTGAAGGCGTTTGTAAAGCCTGCTCAAATAAACTGGGAACCCTTGAGGCTGCCAAAGCGCAGGGACTGCCCCTTCTGGATGACATGTCCGGTCATCCCGGCATGGCCGCTTATCGGGATAACGGATACGAAATCATCACCTTTTGA